The Lonchura striata isolate bLonStr1 chromosome 13, bLonStr1.mat, whole genome shotgun sequence DNA window TCAGTGAAGGATTAAGGATACCCCCATAGCAACCAAGATAACATAGCATTTGATGGATTTGAGACTCTCCTAGCATTGTCTGTCATCAGCAATTCCAGCAAGATGGATTCTGGGGATGCTTGGATCATGGGATCATGGattatcctgagttggaaggattCACAAGGAACATCAAGTCCAATTCCTTACCCTGCCCAAGACTACCTCAAAAATCACAACACgtgtctgagagcattgtccaaatgcttcctgAAGTCTTGCAGGTTTGGTGCTGcaaacatttcatttcagtgCACCCCCAGACAAGCAGCAAGAACACTGGGAAAACAGAATCATAGAAGCagtaaggttggaaaagatctctaaaGATCACCGAGTCCAGCTactaacccagcactgctgtgttcACCACTAGACCCTGTCCCCAGGTACCACATCCACACACCTTATGAGCAGTTCCAGGGATGATGATTTCACCACTGCCTGGGCAGCCTGTCTCAGCACCTGGCCactctttccatgaagaaatttttgctATTATCCAATTTAAACCTCTACTGACACAACTTGAggacatttcctcttgtcctatcattTGTTACCTTGGAGAAGAACACGATCCCCCCTGGCTCACCCCGCTGTGAGGGAGTTATTGAGTTATAAGgtcctccctgagcctccttttctccaggctgagccctccCAGCTCCGTCATCAGCTCCTCaccagacttgtgctccagaccttccccagctccactgcccttctctgggctcGCTACAAcacctccatgtccttcttgcAGTGACCTTTGCAAACTTTTGCTGCCATTAGCAGTCAGTGATGTGGGTGTTAGTGACTAGTCCAGTTGTACCTGCAGGTTCCGAGGGTAGAAGAAAACCTGCTCAAACCCCGTTTTGTGGTGTGCGTTTTGGCTGGGACACCTCGTGTGCAGGGATAAATATTTATCCCGTCATTCCCGGCTTTTCATCCCAGCCCGCCGCCGCAGTGGGCCCTGGCCAGCTGCGGGTTTTGGTgacgcagccccggcccggcccggcccggcccgtgcctctgctggcctgggcaggCTTTTCCAGCTCCGGCCGAgcgagcccggcccggggccggcggcggggcacAAGGAGCTCTTTATGGCCGCCCGTGTGCgcacagcagctgctttgtGCCGGGGCTCTGGCCGGACACTCAGAAGGGTTCTGTGTGCGCAGCgaggggcggccggggccggcgtGTGCTCCGCTTGCTGTCCCCAAAGGCCCTCGTCACCTTTTCACccccagctgctctccctgcacagggctctGGCTGGTGACAGGGGCGCCCGAGGGGTGTGCGGCGCTGCACCCCGCTTGTTCTCACAGCCCACCCTCCTCCAGACGGGTGCAGGGGGACAGCTCAAGCGCTGGGccagctggggagctgcagtTTTGAGCAGCTCatgtcagagctgctgcagaggggaGACTTGGGCACACAAGGATGCGCAGCCCCTCTCACTGTCCCTGCTCACCAGTGCCAGGGAGCCCTGCTGTGCTTCCCAGGCACTGCCAAGGTGGCTGAGGACAGTCTCAGCTGTGCAGGATGTTCAGGGCAGTGTGTTggaagctgtgcctgcccatggcagcagtTGGCACAAgatgatcccttccaacccaaagcgtTCTGATTCTCTGTTCAGCCCATCTCCCATTTTTATGCTGGGGGACTCTTCAGAGTGGCCCCAGgatcccagcagtgctgggaggggCATGGACACTGCAGGACCCTGGATGGGCTTGGTAGCTCTATTGGTAGCTCACCCCAAGCTCCGCAAGGTGCACAGCCACCAGCTATCCCCAGGAGCCTTGCCCCAGAAGGACAAAACATAGAGCAAGGAGGACACCCTTCCTACAGCCACTTTTATTAGATATTACAAGATACAAGAAGCTGAATCTGTATGCCAAATGCTGTTGGCTCCCTCTGTCTTTCCCCTCTGTGTGCCATGTGGACAGAGAGGAATGGGTCTGGCAGAGGCAGGCCAGTCCTTCCATTGgccatgggtttttttcctataggGACACAGTTTTTGCTGTGATGGCTATGGGAAAGCATTCTGGCAGAGGGATATCTCCAACAGGACAAAAACTGGGACCACTGAGCTGAACCTGCTCCATTCCTCCCCAGGAGAGGCCCTGGCATGGCCCCACACCTGCCTCCAAAGGGAATCAAAACACATATGGGGACACAAAGGCTGTGACCTTGAAGATGTGCTTGCCCAGGAGGACTTTGTGGGAGAACTCGCTCATCTCCAGCTCCACCTCCAGCGTGGCTGGCCCCACCACAGGGCTGgtgagcagcagctctcccGTCTGCCGGTCCGAGCGCCGCACGGCGAAGACGCCCTGGCCGCGTCCACCCGTGATGGCGAAGCGCAGGCTGTCCCCCACGAAGCGCGTGGTGGACATCTTGAAGAGGACTCGGGGCACCGTGCGGTTGGCCTGGAGCGGCAGGTAGTGGAAGGAGATGGAGCTGGCAGCCAGGTGGCAGGCTCGGCTGTCCATGGGGCAGGGGTTCCTCTCGCACTGGCTGCCAGGAGAGAAGGGTGTCACCGCTCAGGGCTGTGGTTTGGCTCTCAGGGAGCTGCCCTCATCCTTGCACACAAGCCTGGCCCGTGCCACAGGCAGCATCTCCAACCCTGCTGTCGGCCACATCCAAGTGTGCCCATCATTGGATCTCTGCCTCATCCCTGTTTCTGACAGGAAAATGCCATAGCTTGCAGGGACCCAGCTCTGAGGCTGGGACTGGGTGGGTGCCACAGTCCCAGCTGAAGGTCAGGGATGGGGCCAGATGTGGCTCCTGAAGTAGAATCTGTCAAGATCGGGGATGCTCCTCTATTTGGGTGGCACAAAGCAGTTTAATCTCAAGAGTGGGCTGGCTGGGACTGCTGAAAGGCAGCTGAGGAAAATCAGCATCATTCCCCATGGAtgtgcagcagaggaaaatcAGCATAATTCCCCTCAGGCTGGGGCTCTGAGAGGGGCCAGGATCCTGGATAAAGCCACCACATATTGGGGTGCTCCCACCTGCGCTCCCAGCATCCCAAGACCATCAGGGAGCATGCCAAGCACACCTGAGCACCCCATGTGGCAATTTGCTACCAGTGCTGGCTGGTACTCTCCCTACTGCCCCTGGGTGACACAATACAGCCCCCAGCCCACAACAGGACCCATCACCCTGGGACAGGGTATGACACGGCTGAGCCATGTGCAGTAGGGTACTCACAAGGCAGAGGTCTTGACATAGCTGGTGTTGTGGCGTGGAGGGGGGCACTTGGGGCGTACACAGTGGTGGCCCCCGAAGGTGTTGAtgcagagctcaccctggctgcAGTTGTGCTGCTTCCCAGCGCACTCATTCACGTCTGTGGTGATGACATGGGGTGAGTGGGGCTGTCCCCACTGCATCCCTCTTCCCGTgggagctccctgccctgcaccctgGGTTCTTACCCTCACAGGCATTGCGGTCAGCATGGAGCAGGTATCCAGGGGGGCAGAGGCAGCGGTAGGAGCCAGGGAGGTTGAGACAGTCATGGAGGCAAATCTGTGTCTGGGGGCTGGACTGGTAGAGCTGGCATTCATCCACATCTAGGGTGGACAAAGAGAGGAATGGCCCGAGGTCCCATTGTCACCAAGCCTTGGTTCCCCACCCTCCATCATCTCCTCATCTTCACCCCCCTTTTACCTTGGCACACGccaccaggctgcagctggaagCCGGTGTCACAGCTGCAGCGCCGGGAGCCTGAGCGGCCCTCGGCACAGCGGGGCTGGCGGCTGAAGGAGGTGTTGCTCAGTGTCACCCAGTCTGCAGGGGACAGCAGGTGTCACTTGCTGGGGCATGGGGAGATGGTGGGGGCCAAGGTACCAGGGGCTGCCAGGGAAGGGGGAGACAGGAGCAGCATGGCCGGGTACTGTGCCCATGAGAATCCCCATCCTCCACAGCCCAAACCCAGGTACCTACAGGAGTAGATGGGgctctggcagctggggcctgaCCAGCCTGGGGGGCAGAGGCACGTGTAGCTCTGGTTGCCATCCACGCAGGTCCCGCTGTTGGCACACGGGTTGCTGGAGCAGTCATCAATACCTAGGGAGAAGAGGCTCGTGAGCATCGGCTGGAGAAGGGCATCCTTGCCCAACCCCGGTGCCCAttgctgcagcctctgggcagaGCAATGGTACCCCACAGCTCAGGGTGACAGAGGGGCCCGTGGGGAGGGCGGAGCTCATGGCACCCCAACCCTGCTCCACTTCACTTCTGCAGAAGGGTTGGGTGCCGCTCCAGGTGCGGTTGTGCCGGCAGGCGCGTGTCTCCGAGCCCACCAGCCGGAAGCCGGCGTCGCAGATGAAGTGAACCTCGTGGCCCACCCGCAGGCTCCGGCCCAGCAGCCGTCCATTCAGGGGCACTGCCAGCTGTGGACACATCTCTGTGGACAGACAGACATGGGTGGGgatgggcactgccagcctggagcctgacagggtgctgggggtcccGTGCCCAGGCTGTTTGTGCGGGGCCAGGGATCAGAACTGACCCCATGGGATGTCACCATGGTGGTGACCAGTCAGGATTACCGTTGTGTTTGGTGGCTGGTCTCTGGAGGTGGCTCTGGAGGATGGAAAGCTGGTGCCGGAGTCCACGGGTGCCCTGCAGGTGGGCGGCCTCCTGTGCCACCAGCAGCTTCTGCATCTGCTGCACCACGCTGAGTGCCTGCTGCCGGCTCAGGCATTCCTGGGGGATCATGGAGACACCTCAATCATCCACTGGGCTCCCCTGCCACCCTGACACAGCCTGGGAGGACCCTTCCAAGCAGCCAGCATCTTTAGGGTTGGTTTGGATATCCtgccctggacagagccccttCCCATCCTGGTTGGGGTCTGACCCTGGCTCCGTGTCTGCTCCAGACTCAGCCCCCACTTCCTGATCCTGCTCTGGCACTTGGATGCTGTGGAGAAGCTGCATGCCCTGAGTGCATTTAACATAATTTCACTGCTGCAGGGGAAAAGCCCCATGACtatgcccctggccctggcaaCTCCAGAGGTGCTGTAGCTGTGCCATACCCCTACTCCGGGCTGGCGTTGGGGTGCTGGGGTGTGAGAGGTGGGTGTTGAGCAGCCCAGAGAGGGGGTATGctggggggctggaggggagggAACGCAGGTCCTTACCTGGGAACTGCTatggggcagctgcaggatgcccagggccagccaggctggcagtgggATGAGGAGCATCATGCCGGGGCTGACTAGAGGAGCACGACGCTGACGGTCCGTTTCTGCTCACAGCCGCGTTCCTGCACTCGCAGGGATTTATCTGCAGCCTGTGCCCAtgtgtttgttggtttttcccCTGCCTGAGGCCGAGCTGTAGGAAAGTTTCCCTTTG harbors:
- the LOC110476256 gene encoding fibulin-7, coding for MLLIPLPAWLALGILQLPHSSSQECLSRQQALSVVQQMQKLLVAQEAAHLQGTRGLRHQLSILQSHLQRPATKHNEMCPQLAVPLNGRLLGRSLRVGHEVHFICDAGFRLVGSETRACRHNRTWSGTQPFCRSIDDCSSNPCANSGTCVDGNQSYTCLCPPGWSGPSCQSPIYSYWVTLSNTSFSRQPRCAEGRSGSRRCSCDTGFQLQPGGVCQDVDECQLYQSSPQTQICLHDCLNLPGSYRCLCPPGYLLHADRNACEDVNECAGKQHNCSQGELCINTFGGHHCVRPKCPPPRHNTSYVKTSAFQCERNPCPMDSRACHLAASSISFHYLPLQANRTVPRVLFKMSTTRFVGDSLRFAITGGRGQGVFAVRRSDRQTGELLLTSPVVGPATLEVELEMSEFSHKVLLGKHIFKVTAFVSPYVF